A genomic region of Perca flavescens isolate YP-PL-M2 unplaced genomic scaffold, PFLA_1.0 EPR50_1.1_unplaced_scaf_13, whole genome shotgun sequence contains the following coding sequences:
- the LOC114551520 gene encoding LOW QUALITY PROTEIN: coagulation factor VII (The sequence of the model RefSeq protein was modified relative to this genomic sequence to represent the inferred CDS: deleted 2 bases in 1 codon), with amino-acid sequence MFRLHRLVLGLLLLHLVAVVTAHVVFLGGEEASQVLTRQRRANSVFEEFKKGNMERECIEERCSWEEAREIFEDVDKTNDFWTKYVERDVCLENPCLNNGTCVYNGTYYRCYCREGFEGRYCQTEIEDALKCLYQNGGCQHFCEGSGERRRCFCAEGYTLGEDGEQCIAQVEYPCGQLPPGIGPSQTLGLGRVVGTSHCPKGAYPWQVLVQLNGNSHCGGALINADWVVTAAHCIHGNPPQNLTVVAGEHNLDVEEGTEQRIPVSTATAHPGYVAATGDSDVAVLRLRRPVTLGRHAVPVCLPTASFAQRELLAVATTVSGWGGGRPVLRWMAVPILQSSQCAQKARLNISANTLCAGYLEGSQDSCRGDDGSPMVTPYGDTYFLSGVVAWGRGCSHPGYYGLYANMATLVDWVRGAVAAATANETTATAAPLEQTRV; translated from the exons ATGTTTCGCCTTCACCGATTGGTCCTCGGCCTCCTGCTGCTACACCTGGTCGCCGTGGTCACCGCCCACGTAG TGTTCTTGGGCGGAGAGGAAGCCAGCCAGGTTCTGACCCGACAGAGACGGGCCAACAGCGTTTTCGAGGAGTTTAAAAAGGGCAACATGGAGAGGGAGTGCATCGAGGAGCGctgcagctgggaggaggcgcGGGAGATCTTCGAGGATGTCGATAAAACT AACGACTTCTGGACCAAATATGTCG AGCGTGATGTCTGCCTGGAGAACCCGTGCCTTAACAACGGGACCTGCGTCTACAACGGGACGTACTACAGATGTTACTGTAGGGAAGGCTTCGAGGGACGATACTGTCAGACAG AGATAGAAGATGCTCTGAAGTGTCTCTACCAGAACGGAGGCTGCCAGCACTTCTGTGAAGGTTCGGGAGAAAGAAGGAGATGTTTCTGTGCTGAAGGTTACACACTGGGAGAGGATGGAGAGCAGTGTATCGCTCAGG TGGAGTATCCATGTGGTCAGCTGCCTCCGGGAATCGGGCCGAGCCAGACTCTGGGTCTGGGCAGAGTGGTCGGGACCAGTCACTGTCCTAAAGGAGCCTATCCCTGGCAG gtccTGGTTCAGTTAAATGGAAACAGTCACTGTGGAGGAGCTCTGATTAATGCAGACTGGGTCGTCACCGCTGCCCACTGTATCCACGGCAACCCCCCCCAAAACCTCACCGTCGTGGcag GGGAACACAACCTGGACGTGGAAGAGGGCACCGAGCAGCGGATACCCGTCTCCACGGCGACCGCCCACCCCGGCTACGTGGCGGCGACGGGCGACAGCGACGTGGCCGTGCTGCGTCTGCGGCGCCCGGTGACCCTGGGCCGCCACGCCGTGCCCGTGTGCCTGCCCACGGCG TCATTCGCCCAGCGcgagctgctcgccgtcgctacCACGGTGTCGGGCTGGGGAGGCGGC CGTCCCGTCCTCCGTTGGATGGCCGTCCCCATCCTGCAGAG CTCGCAGTGTGCCCAGAAAGCCCGGCTGAACATCAGCGCCAACACGCTGTGCGCCGGTTACCTGGAGGGCAGCCAGGACAGTTGCCGCGGCGACGACGGCAGCCCGATGGTCACGCCATACGGTGACACCTACTTCCTGTCCGGCGTGGTCGCCTGGGGCCGGGGCTGCTCGCACCCCGGGTATTATGGGCTGTACGCCAACATGGCCACCTTGGTGGACTGGGTGCGGGGCGCGGTCGCCGCGGCAACAGCCAATGAGACGACAGCAACGGCAGCGCCGCTGGAACAGACACGAGTTTAA